The segment TATGAACAGTCAGAAATACGGAAGCAAGGGTATAATTAAAATCAGCGGACGTTATTTTGGCAGAGAGGAAATCAATAAAATTGCGTTGGTAGCCCCAACAGCAACACTTATAGAAATAAAAGATTATAAAGTAGTTAGTAAATATAACGTAGAAACGCCAAGTGAAGTACAATCGTTTGTTAAATGCTTCAATCCAAAGTGTATTACCAACCATCAGGCAGTTCCTACTAAATTTAAAGTTTTTACCGATGCTAATGGTGTACTAAAATTACGCTGTCATTATTGTGAAAAAACTACAACTCAAGAAAATATGGTATTCCAATAAACAAGAAAGGCGGTAAGAAACACTTCTTACCGCCCATTCTTTTCTTAAAAATTAATTACCATATTAATTGTAAATCTACTCTTCTGTTTATTTTATTTAAATTCTTTGCCAAAGGATCTGCTAATCCATTAGACTTTACCCGTAAACGATTTTCACTAATTCCAAATTCCTCAACCAATAATAGAGCAACTGATTCAGCACGTTTTTGACTTAGCATAAGATTATATTCAG is part of the Bacteroidales bacterium genome and harbors:
- a CDS encoding aspartate carbamoyltransferase regulatory subunit, giving the protein MENNVQKELKVSALENGTVIDHIPSDRLFTAIRILNLDGSPNPVYFGTNMNSQKYGSKGIIKISGRYFGREEINKIALVAPTATLIEIKDYKVVSKYNVETPSEVQSFVKCFNPKCITNHQAVPTKFKVFTDANGVLKLRCHYCEKTTTQENMVFQ